The Couchioplanes caeruleus nucleotide sequence CGGCGCGGCGGTGGACGGCCCGGCATCGTCGCCACGCGGCAGGGTCACCGCCACGATCGCGGCCGCGGCCGCGACCCCGGCGACCAGCACCGTCGCCAGGATGAACGGCTGCCGGTTGGCCGACTCGCCCGGCCTTTCCACCGGTACGGGCAACCGGTCGGCGACCTTCGCGCTCGCCCGGTCCACGGGCAGCCGCGGACCGGGCGGGTACGCCCCGGGAGCCGAAGCGGCCGGGGGGAACGAATCCGGCGGGTACGGCCCGAGCGGCGCGACGACGGGGTCAGCGGGCTGGGCGGTGGCGTCCACCGGCCGGACGGCCGGATCCGGGCCGGGTGGCACGGCCTGGTCGTGGACCGCGGCCAGCGCCTGGGCGACGTGCCCGTGCGCCGGCCACTGCGAGGGCGGGGTGCCGGCCTCCTCGCTCGCCGCGGGCGTCCCGGGACCGGGCGGCGGCGCGGCCGGGGAGGTGAGGGGGAGGGGGATCGGCGGTTCCGGAACGGCATGGCGGCCGGTGGGTTCCCCCGGGACGGCAGGCTCCGGCAGCACCGGGTGCACTCCCGGGATCGTCGCCGGCATCCGGCTGATGTCCGGCGCCGGCCCGCCCTGGGCGGAGCGGAAGATCGGCGGGGCCGGTGGCGCGCCCGGCGCCTGCTCCGCCGGGCCGGGTGCCGGAGCGGGCACCGGACCGGTCGAGCGTTGCACCCGGCCGCAGACGTGCCGCCCGGTCGGCGGTGCGCCGGCGAGGCGGGCCACCTGCTGGGCCAGCGAGTGGTCGGCGGGCAGGTGCCGGGCGCACAGCTCCTGCGCCAGCGCCAGGTGCTCGTTGCCCTCGGTGGTGCGGGCGCATTCGCGTTCCATCGCGCCGAGCCGGGCCAGCATCTTGATGCCCGGGGCGGACGCGTCGCCGTACGCCTCCCGGTACCGCGCCCACGCGTCGGCGAGGCGGGCGCGAGCGGCGGTGCAGTAGCCGGCCGCGTGCTCGGCGGTTGCCAGGTCCGCCTCCGCGGCCAGCACCCGGGGCGACAGCGGCCCTTCGACGGCGGTCAGCTCCCCGACCAGGTCGTGGTACAGCTGCGCGGCCCGGCCGTGATTGCCGACCCGGTGCAGCACCGCGGCGTGGGTGGCGGCGGCCGCGATCGTCCGCTCGTCGCGGGGCCCGTGCAGCCGCTCCTCGGCCGCGTGCGCGAAACCCGCCCAGGTGCGGGCCGCGTGGGCGTCGCCCAGCGCGATGAGGATGCGGGCCTGCAGCGCGGCGGCGAGGGCGAGGTCGGGGGAGGCGCGATGCGGGTCGATCTCGGCGGGATCCAGCGCGCCGGCGAGGACGGCCCGGGCGCCGGCGAGGTCGCCCTCGGCCGTCAACGTCTGCGCCTGGGCGGTCAGTTCGGCGAGCGGAGGAGGCACGTGGCCCATAGTGTCTGCTCGGCGACGGTAGGTACAAGTCCTGTGGCGCGTACCTGTTGTGCCCCGCGACACGGTACAACTCGGATATGAGCGCCGACAGCGTCGCCGACGTCAAACGCGAGATCCTCGTCCGCCACCTCGAGGCCTGGGCACCGGCGGCCCTGCACCGGGCCCGCCGCGCCACCTACGCCCACGGGTACGCCGACACCACGGCCGCGCTCGCCGAGGCGGCCGCCCGGGTCTTCACCGAACAGTCCGACCTGGTCAGAGGCCGGGAGCTGACGATGGTGGCGGTCGGCGCCGACCTCACCGACGTGGACGCCCGGCTCAAGGCGCTGCCCGCCGGGGCGGGGCTCACCGTCCACACCGTCCCCGGCAGCACGCCCGAACGGCTCGGCGTCGCACTGCGGGCGGCCGGTGCTGCGCGCGTACCGTTGCTCGGTTTTCTCGATGCGGGCGAACCGCCCGGCGCGACCGTCCTCGAGGCCCTGGCCACCGGGAAACCGGCGGAGGCCCTGATCGTGCTGCCGCCGTCGGCACCGGTGCCGGCGATGCGCACGGCGCTGCGGGAAGCGGGCTTCCCGCTCGCGGCGGCGGTCGAACTGGCCGCATCGGACGACCCCGGCGAGATCCTGATGTACGCGACGACGCTCGGCAAGAGCCTCGAGGCGTTCAAGGACCTGCTCTGGGCGGTCGACGAGTATGCGGGCGTGCGCTACCGCGACCCCGGCGACCCGGAACGGCACCTTCTCGACATCTCCCTCACGCCGCACCCGGGCCCGCTGCGGCGTGAGCTGCTCGCCCGGCTCACGGAGGTCGGCGAGGCGACGGTCACGGAGCTCCGGACGTATGCGCTGACCGAGACGGTGTACCGGGCGGCGGATGCGACGCGGGTGCTGCACACGCTCCTGGACGCCGGGGCGGTGACCCGGCGTCCGGAACAGGGACGTCTCGGCGGGGACGTGGTCATCGCCCCGGCGTGAGGATCCCGGCGACGGTCAGGAGCGGGAGCTGGACTTGTCCTGCTTCCACGACAGCGGGCCGGGCAGGTCGACGCGGTGCGCCTTCGCCTTGGAGTTCCAGGACCAGCGGCCGATCTTGATGGTCCAGGACGACAGGCCCCGCTGCGTGAAGTTCAGGATGAGCGGGCCGAACTTCTTGCGGCTGCGGTATTGGATACCCATCGGGGAGTCCTTCCGTGGAATCGTCAGGTGTCCCGGAGATTCCCGATGGCCGATCTTCCGAAACTCGCCCCGGCGGCGGCGTGCCGCTCGGCTCAGCGGGGCTGCCAGGCGTCCGGGCGGGTCGTGAGCTTGCGGACGTGCGCCGGCATCCGGCCGCTGATCAGCTCCGCGAGGCTCACCTCGTCGACCACCTCACGCACCGCGGCGCGTACGGCGACCCACAGGTTCGGCAGGTTCTCCGCCGCGCCCGTGTACTGGGTCTCCTCCGGCCGCAGGCCGCGCACCCCGGCGAGCGGGCCGTCGACCGCCCGCAGGATCTGACCGATCGTCACGTCGCGTGGCGATTGTGACAGCGTGTAGCCGCCCTCGGCGCCGCGTTGCGCCCGCACCACCCCGGCACGGCGCAGATCGGCCAGGACCGCCTCGAGAAACTTCCTCGGCATGTTCTGGTCCTGGGCGATGGCCTGGGCGGACATCAGGGCCGGGTACGTCTGGGCAAGGCTCAGCGCCGCCCGTACCGCGTAATCGCCGCGCGCGGAGATCTGCACCCGCCCATCATGCCCCTTCCGTGCGCGTGCCCCTCCTCCACCCCAGGAATTACGGGAATTCGGGCATCACCCAGCGTCAGCGCGTGACGAACGGTTCACTCGTTCGTGACCGCCACCGTGGCGTCTCAGTCAGCTGCGCTGCGCTGCGCCGGCACCCGGCGGCCCAGCTCGGCCCCGGCGTCGGCCTCGCCCGGCGTGGCCGCCCGCACCCCGAGCTCGGCCCGGAACGCCCCCGGGCTCGACCCCACCTCCCGGTGGAAGAAGCGCCCGAAGTTCGTCGGCTCCCCGAAGCCCAGCCGCCGCCCGATCTCCGCCACCGACAGGTCGGTGCACGCCAGCAGCCGGCGGGCCTCCAGCGCCACGCGGTCGTCGACGACCTGTTTCGCCGTACGCCCGGTGATCGCCAGGCTGGCCCGGGTGAGCGTGCGGACCGAGCAGCCGATCCGGGCTGCGTAGTCCTCGACGCGGCGGCTGCGGGGGTGGCCGGCCTCCAGGTCGCGGCGGAAGCGGGCGAAGGTGCGGGCCTCGGAGGTCGACGCCCCGGCCGCGTCCCCGTCGCCGGTGAGCAGGGCGATGCGCAGCAGGACGACGGCGAGCTGGTGCCGCAGCAGTCCCGCGGCGACCGGGCCCGACGTGTGCCGCGCGCAGTCGACACCGAGCTGCGCGACCTCCGTGATCACCGCGTCCTCGTCCTCGCCCGCCAACTGCCAGCGGGCCGGGCCGGGCAGGTCGTCGACGGGTACGCCGGTGATCTCCGCCGCCGACAGCACGTCGCGGTTCCACGTGATCAGGGTGGCGTCCAGCCCGGGTTCGGCGCCGAAGCGGAGCGCCTGCCCCGGGCGTACCCAGAGGAGGGTGCCCGGACGGCACGCGTGGGCGGCAAAATCGATCTCCACCGTGCCGTGACCGGCAGTGGTCAGCGCGAGCAGGTGGTAGGGCAGCCGCCGCGGCGCCGGATCGCCGGCGGCGAGATCGGTCTCGGACAGCGTGA carries:
- a CDS encoding fibronectin type III domain-containing protein; amino-acid sequence: MPPPLAELTAQAQTLTAEGDLAGARAVLAGALDPAEIDPHRASPDLALAAALQARILIALGDAHAARTWAGFAHAAEERLHGPRDERTIAAAATHAAVLHRVGNHGRAAQLYHDLVGELTAVEGPLSPRVLAAEADLATAEHAAGYCTAARARLADAWARYREAYGDASAPGIKMLARLGAMERECARTTEGNEHLALAQELCARHLPADHSLAQQVARLAGAPPTGRHVCGRVQRSTGPVPAPAPGPAEQAPGAPPAPPIFRSAQGGPAPDISRMPATIPGVHPVLPEPAVPGEPTGRHAVPEPPIPLPLTSPAAPPPGPGTPAASEEAGTPPSQWPAHGHVAQALAAVHDQAVPPGPDPAVRPVDATAQPADPVVAPLGPYPPDSFPPAASAPGAYPPGPRLPVDRASAKVADRLPVPVERPGESANRQPFILATVLVAGVAAAAAIVAVTLPRGDDAGPSTAAPPVGAAATTAPATSAPAAAPPSGAATPAPSGTVNPIAPVDVRLRDRRDSVALTWRYPKGSEGPVLISGGRAGQEQRAFQQLPAGTTDYVVYGLNEQNNYCFSVAVVYTVDKVAASRPICTDRR
- a CDS encoding DUF4236 domain-containing protein; this translates as MGIQYRSRKKFGPLILNFTQRGLSSWTIKIGRWSWNSKAKAHRVDLPGPLSWKQDKSSSRS
- a CDS encoding RrF2 family transcriptional regulator; the protein is MQISARGDYAVRAALSLAQTYPALMSAQAIAQDQNMPRKFLEAVLADLRRAGVVRAQRGAEGGYTLSQSPRDVTIGQILRAVDGPLAGVRGLRPEETQYTGAAENLPNLWVAVRAAVREVVDEVSLAELISGRMPAHVRKLTTRPDAWQPR
- a CDS encoding helix-turn-helix transcriptional regulator; the protein is MVASGRTRARSAPAPLWAGVGTFTLSETDLAAGDPAPRRLPYHLLALTTAGHGTVEIDFAAHACRPGTLLWVRPGQALRFGAEPGLDATLITWNRDVLSAAEITGVPVDDLPGPARWQLAGEDEDAVITEVAQLGVDCARHTSGPVAAGLLRHQLAVVLLRIALLTGDGDAAGASTSEARTFARFRRDLEAGHPRSRRVEDYAARIGCSVRTLTRASLAITGRTAKQVVDDRVALEARRLLACTDLSVAEIGRRLGFGEPTNFGRFFHREVGSSPGAFRAELGVRAATPGEADAGAELGRRVPAQRSAAD